From the genome of Ananas comosus cultivar F153 linkage group 16, ASM154086v1, whole genome shotgun sequence, one region includes:
- the LOC109722079 gene encoding protein FAR1-RELATED SEQUENCE 5-like: protein MDNGDVYYSHSSDDCDDVSSNGQETESPFGGMSYSQNREDDGTLQVDSQNIELTPLIQQDQDIPNIFVHAAESSIDEPRIGLEFKYEEEARRFYNIYAYKTGFSIRKASQYKAKRKNNMVTSHYYVCSKEAITNLEHKCKAIFGQHPKSIITDQDPAMKKAIKQVFPNTVHRCCQWHVMRKAREYLGVLYNNKEGFKKELESCINNSITVEEFETKWSMMLQNFELQDNSHLQVMWNSRESWVPVYFRDAFFAEMSTSQRSESMNALTKIYTDCHTSIYKFVTQIEKMVASRYDKEDEADFRSGDGKPSLWSHNPIEKEAREVYTRRVYSEFKNQLRASTGYEVTELKENLSYKVSIMPDSTLPYQRVQSYTVSINPSKERVECSCKYFEFSGLLCSHALKDMIHLNMRKIPPDYIMKRWTKVAKKGSLSMKLRNIEAGDSLNSKALRFNALSLKVQKIPFEASKNFESYQMACEKIDRLVEEIISLNQALKEKQGDNIADDIGDEQALSMRSSHFVPLAEKISKEGISESDVKEEKLIMRDCRIKVLLVF, encoded by the exons ATGGATAATGGGGATGTTTACTATTCACATAGCTCAGATGATTGTGATGATGTATCTTCAAATGGGCAAGAAACCGAATCTCCATTTGGTGGTATGAGTTATTCTCAAAATAGAGAGGATGATGGAACTTTGCAAGTTGATTCACAAAACATAGAATTAACTCCTTTAATCCAGCAAGATCAAGACATCCCAAATATTTTTGTTCATGCTGCAGAATCATCAATTGATGAGCCACGCATTGGATTGGAGTTTAAATATGAGGAGGAAGCAAGGAGATTTTATAATATCTATGCATATAAAACTGGATTTAGCATACGAAAAGCTAGTCAGTACaaagcaaaaaggaaaaataatatgGTTACATCGCATTACTATGTTTGCTCAAAAGAGGCAATTACAAATCTCGAGCACAAGTGCAAG GCAATTTTTGGCCAGCATCCTAAATCCATTATTACTGATCAAGATCCAGCAATGAAAAAAGCCATCAAGCAGGTTTTTCCAAACACCGTCCACAGATGTTGCCAATGGCATGTTATGAGAAAAGCTAGAGAATATTTGGGTGTACTTTATAACAACAAAGAAGGTTTTAAGAAAGAACTTGAATCATGTATCAATAATAGCATAACTGTTGAGGAGTTTGAAACAAAATGGTCAATGatgcttcaaaattttgaattgcaaGACAACAGTCATCTTCAGGTTATGTGGAATAGTAGAGAAAGCTGGGTACCTGTATACTTTAGAGATGCATTTTTTGCTGAAATGTCTACATCACAACGTAGTGAGAGTATGAATGCTCTTACTAAGATTTACACAGACTGTCATACATCAATTTATAAGTTTGTAACACAGATTGAAAAGATGGTTGCTAGTCGATATGACAAAGAGGATGAGGCAGACTTTAGATCAGGAGATGGCAAGCCTAGTTTGTGGTCACATAATCCAATTGAAAAAGAAGCTCGGGAGGTGTACACAAGGCGAGTATACTCTGAATTTAAAAATCAGCTAAGAGCTAGTACAGGATATGAGGTAACagaattgaaagaaaatttgtcATACAAGGTAAGCATAATGCCTGATTCTACTTTACCTTATCAAAGAGTACAATCTTACACAGTTAGTATTAATCCAAGTAAAGAAAGAGTTGAATGTAGTTGTAAGTATTTTGAATTTAGTGGTCTTTTATGCTCTCATGCATTAAAAGATATGATTCATCTTAATATGCGTAAAATTCCTCCTGACTATATTATGAAACGATGGACGAAAGTGGCAAAAAAAGGATCCCTTAGCATGAAATTAAGAAACATAGAAGCTGGTGATTCCTTAAATTCGAAAGCTTTAAGATTCAACGCACTCAGTCTTAAAGTACAGAAAATACCATTTGAAGCTTCAAAGAACTTTGAGTCATATCAAATGGCATGTGAAAAAATTGATAGACTTGTTGAGGAGATCATTTCACTAAATCAAGCCTTGAAAGAGAAACAAGGAGATAATATTGCTGATGATATTGGAGATGAACAAGCCTTGTCAATGAGATCATCTCACTTT GTACCATTAGCTGAAAAGATTAGTAAAGAAGGCATTAGTGAAAGTGACGTGAAGGAAGAGAAACTAATTATGAGGGATTGTAGAATTAAAGTGCTATTAGTCTTTTAA